From a region of the Leptidea sinapis chromosome 6, ilLepSina1.1, whole genome shotgun sequence genome:
- the LOC126964828 gene encoding oxamate amidohydrolase proenzyme-like, whose product MDFSVMAQGGMVVTPHHLASQTAIMILRQGGTAIEAMVAAAATIAVVYPHMNSIGGDGFWLIVPPNGVPVAIEACGAAGSLANLDFFKDMKYIPHKGPKSAITVAGTIGGWAEALNYATENGHKTIPISELLADAIKYAEQGFPISSSQERGNKRYNTTYSNKEFKHTFKPDIMRLGDVLYQKELANTLKQLANDGLDSFYRGDLAKVLVEDMAALGMPITEADLANYKAIRRTPLKLQHTSGELFNLPPPTQGVLSLSILGMLDELHIDGKNESQFVHAAVEATKQAFLLRDKYITDPKYMTVNAQSLLSNQSINKMTQQINLAYASSEGKGVGPGDTIWMGIMDNKGYSVSFIQSIYHVYGSGVVLPKTGILWQNRGISFNLKKYHIRCLEPGKKPFHTLNPAAALLNDGRIMIYGSRGGDGQPQYQAAIFHRYVVQRMNLEQSVFAPRWLYGPTQDHENYTLEIESRFSEETINELKALGHNVKLLPDFSEDVGQAGALVRHKNGILEGAWDPRSNGFAVGF is encoded by the coding sequence ATGGACTTTAGTGTTATGGCGCAGGGTGGCATGGTGGTAACGCCCCACCATCTAGCATCTCAAACTGCGATTATGATACTGCGGCAAGGTGGCACAGCGATAGAAGCAATGGTGGCAGCAGCCGCTACAATAGCCGTTGTGTACCCGCATATGAATTCTATAGGTGGAGATGGTTTTTGGCTTATCGTACCGCCTAATGGTGTCCCAGTGGCAATAGAAGCATGTGGAGCTGCAGGCAGTCTAGCCAATCTAGATTTCTTTAAAGATATGAAATACATACCTCATAAGGGTCCAAAATCTGCAATAACAGTAGCTGGTACAATTGGCGGTTGGGCAGAAGCACTAAATTATGCTACGGAAAATGGCCACAAAACAATTCCTATATCTGAATTATTAGCAGATGCAATAAAGTACGCAGAACAGGGATTTCCAATATCATCTAGCCAAGAACGAGGTAACAAAAGGTATAATACCACATATTCAAACAAGGAGTTCAAACATACGTTTAAGCCAGATATCATGAGATTGGGTGACGTGTTGTACCAAAAAGAACTTGCAAATACATTGAAACAGCTGGCAAATGATGGCTTGGACAGTTTTTATAGAGGTGATTTAGCAAAAGTTTTAGTAGAAGACATGGCTGCTCTTGGGATGCCTATAACTGAAGCAGATCTTGCAAATTATAAAGCAATTAGGAGAACACCATTAAAACTACAGCACACAAGTGGAGAACTTTTTAATTTACCTCCGCCAACTCAAGGTGTACTTTCGCTGTCTATATTGGGTATGCTTGATGAATTACATATTGACGGTAAAAATGAAAGTCAATTTGTACATGCTGCTGTTGAAGCTACAAAGCAAGCTTTTCTATTAAGGGATAAATATATTACGGACCCTAAATATATGACCGTAAATGCTCAATCGTTGCTTTCaaatcaatcaataaataaaatgaccCAGCAGATTAATTTAGCTTATGCATCTTCAGAAGGAAAAGGAGTTGGTCCTGGGGATACTATATGGATGGGTATAATGGACAATAAGGGCTATTCAGTTTCATTTATTCAAAGCATTTATCATGTCTACGGAAGTGGTGTAGTTTTACCAAAGACAGGGATCTTGTGGCAAAATCGTGGAATttcgtttaatttaaaaaaatatcatataagATGCTTAGAGCCGGGAAAGAAACCATTCCATACATTGAACCCAGCAGCTGCCTTACTGAATGATGGCCGAATAATGATTTACGGTTCCCGTGGAGGTGATGGCCAACCGCAGTATCAAGCTGCCATCTTCCACAGATACGTTGTTCAAAGGATGAATTTAGAACAATCAGTGTTTGCGCCAAGGTGGTTATATGGACCAACTCAAGACCATGAAAACTATACGTTAGAAATTGAGAGTAGATTTAGTGAAGAAACAATAAATGAACTTAAAGCTTTAGGACACAATGTCAAATTGTTACCAGACTTTTCTGAGGATGTAGGACAAGCCGGTGCGTTAGTCAGACACAAAAATGGAATCTTAGAAGGTGCTTGGGATCCTAGAAGTAATGGTTTTGCTGTTGGTTTCTGA